In Gracilimonas sp., a single window of DNA contains:
- a CDS encoding response regulator transcription factor, whose amino-acid sequence MSFLRVGRGKTISTWGGKMTNIDTIVADGNEIFRYGLSSILRDHGAFNICSEVDNGALVLTAFESVKPQLCILSFSMPEMEGIIIAKKIIEKNSDANILLLAEDTDQKTLDEFLDSGAFGLIHKSAHHLELIDAAQKVAKGERFLGKQFSKMMTKEYIRLARKKKRPDPIKSVTKREREILGLLTEGLTSTEIASKLYISPRTVEKHRTNLLKKLDLKNTAALVRFAMENEQALL is encoded by the coding sequence TTGTCCTTTCTCCGCGTGGGTCGGGGAAAAACCATTTCTACCTGGGGAGGTAAAATGACTAACATTGACACCATTGTTGCGGACGGCAACGAAATTTTTAGATATGGACTGAGCTCCATTTTGCGCGATCACGGTGCATTTAACATTTGCAGCGAGGTTGACAATGGTGCACTTGTACTTACCGCCTTTGAAAGCGTGAAGCCACAATTGTGTATTCTTTCATTTTCAATGCCGGAAATGGAAGGGATTATCATCGCCAAAAAAATTATTGAAAAAAACTCTGATGCTAATATCCTCCTCCTGGCCGAAGATACTGATCAAAAAACCCTGGATGAATTCTTGGATTCCGGGGCCTTTGGGTTGATCCACAAATCTGCTCATCACCTTGAACTTATTGACGCGGCTCAAAAAGTGGCAAAAGGTGAACGCTTCCTCGGTAAGCAATTTTCAAAAATGATGACCAAAGAGTATATCCGGCTGGCCCGCAAAAAGAAACGGCCCGATCCCATTAAATCTGTCACCAAAAGAGAACGTGAGATATTGGGTTTGCTTACTGAAGGGCTTACCAGCACCGAAATTGCTTCCAAGCTGTATATTAGTCCCCGTACCGTTGAGAAGCACCGAACCAATTTGTTGAAAAAGCTGGACCTAAAAAATACGGCTGCTTTAGTTCGATTTGCCATGGAAAACGAACAGGCACTATTATAA
- a CDS encoding NAD(P)H-hydrate epimerase — protein MPKIPHSYYLCSAEQSRFMDEKTISEFGIDGFTLMEIAGTRAADFIQSEILAGSHGIFFCGKGNNAGDALVIARLLSQQDYRITVCFLAGTEDLSPDTQKNLELLKKLDAGINILNWNDFTPADFDFIVDGMLGTGLNSEVRVPFSDAIEWINKQETPVFALDVPTGLHADSGRILGVAVRADFTLSFGALKTGFYLNMGYDCTGEVILCELSFPNKYKNPTAYLIDQSWVEANTPSPRKNKHKYDGGVLYVIAGSEGLTGAGILAAKSGWATGLGAVVLITPKGLLEIYEKQLVQIIKKPVGDKEDLFFKKSHLKKTLEILREKPGKLLIGPGLGRQKETIRFVQNILQEFKGDAVIDADALFALSKMDGWEKPKSANWILTPHPGEFESLLHEKLSDGFNRLKLSAEKAKEHKITLLSKGMPTMVGTESGDIYLTGYDTQIFSRAGFGDVLAGKVGAFWLTYSTAESACFHALLDGLEKSQQYFAQESGSLEPIDII, from the coding sequence ATGCCAAAAATCCCACATTCATATTATTTATGCTCGGCTGAACAATCCCGGTTCATGGATGAAAAAACCATTTCCGAATTCGGGATTGATGGCTTCACACTGATGGAAATAGCGGGTACACGTGCTGCAGATTTTATTCAGTCTGAAATTCTGGCCGGCTCTCACGGAATCTTTTTCTGCGGGAAAGGAAATAATGCAGGAGATGCCCTGGTTATTGCACGGCTCCTCTCCCAGCAAGACTATAGGATCACGGTTTGTTTTTTAGCAGGCACGGAAGATTTAAGCCCCGATACTCAAAAAAACCTGGAACTCCTGAAAAAATTGGATGCAGGAATCAACATCCTCAATTGGAATGATTTTACTCCAGCCGACTTTGATTTTATAGTAGATGGAATGCTTGGAACCGGGTTAAACTCTGAGGTTCGGGTACCCTTCTCAGATGCCATAGAGTGGATTAATAAACAAGAAACGCCTGTTTTCGCCCTGGATGTCCCTACCGGGCTTCATGCCGATTCCGGGCGGATTTTAGGTGTAGCAGTTCGAGCCGATTTCACTTTGAGCTTTGGTGCCCTCAAAACCGGTTTTTATTTAAACATGGGATATGATTGCACCGGCGAGGTTATTTTGTGCGAACTTTCATTTCCCAACAAGTACAAAAACCCAACAGCTTACCTTATCGACCAAAGCTGGGTTGAAGCGAATACCCCCTCACCCCGAAAAAACAAACACAAGTATGACGGCGGGGTACTTTACGTGATAGCAGGTTCGGAAGGCTTAACAGGAGCTGGAATTCTGGCTGCTAAAAGTGGATGGGCAACAGGCTTAGGGGCAGTAGTTTTAATCACCCCAAAAGGGCTTCTGGAAATCTATGAAAAACAACTGGTACAGATCATAAAAAAACCGGTGGGTGATAAAGAAGATCTGTTTTTTAAGAAATCCCATCTCAAAAAAACCTTAGAAATACTAAGAGAGAAACCGGGAAAGTTACTTATTGGCCCCGGACTAGGCAGGCAGAAGGAAACCATTCGGTTCGTACAAAATATTCTTCAAGAGTTTAAAGGAGATGCGGTTATTGATGCCGATGCTTTATTTGCACTGTCTAAAATGGATGGTTGGGAAAAACCAAAATCAGCAAACTGGATTTTAACCCCTCACCCCGGAGAGTTCGAAAGTTTACTCCATGAAAAGTTAAGTGATGGTTTTAACCGATTAAAATTGAGTGCTGAGAAAGCAAAAGAACATAAAATCACTCTTTTATCTAAAGGAATGCCAACAATGGTTGGAACAGAATCAGGCGATATCTATTTAACCGGTTACGATACCCAAATTTTTTCCAGAGCCGGTTTTGGAGATGTATTGGCGGGTAAAGTCGGCGCATTTTGGTTAACATATTCAACTGCAGAATCGGCTTGTTTTCATGCATTATTAGACGGCTTAGAAAAATCTCAACAATATTTTGCCCAAGAATCCGGTTCTTTAGAACCCATTGATATCATCTGA
- the proS gene encoding proline--tRNA ligase, translating into MAQKITTQEKDYSQWYLDVIREAKLAEHSPVRGSMVIRPNGMALWENMRNALDTMFKDTGHENAYFPLFIPKSFLSKEAQHVEGFAKECAVVTHSRLKSVDGGVEVDPESKLEEELIVRPTSETIIWDTYRGWIQSYRDLPILVNQWANVVRWEMRTRLFLRTMEFLWQEGHTAHATKEEAEEETLQMLEVYRTFAEDYMAMPVIKGVKTASERFAGAVDTYCIEALMQDGKALQAGTSHFLGQNFAKAFDVKFQDKDGEHKLVWATSWGVSTRLIGGLIMTHSDNQGLVLPPKLAPKQVVVVPIYRSDEQRKAVLEYADSIYDELKALGVRIKVDDRDNYNPGYKFAEHEAAGIPLRIAVGPRDLENNNVELARRDTKEKNIESRDGLGDRVKKLLDDIQVELFDKAKKRREENTSEVESYEEFQKVLKEKGGFIWAHWDGTPETEEKIKQETKATIRLIPLEKGEAGECMVTGKPSKQKVLFAISY; encoded by the coding sequence ATGGCACAAAAAATAACGACACAGGAAAAAGATTATTCACAATGGTATCTGGATGTAATCAGAGAGGCTAAGTTAGCGGAGCATTCTCCGGTGCGCGGAAGTATGGTCATTCGCCCGAACGGGATGGCTCTCTGGGAAAACATGCGTAATGCCCTTGACACCATGTTCAAGGATACCGGTCATGAAAATGCCTATTTCCCGCTGTTTATTCCAAAATCTTTTCTTTCAAAGGAAGCACAGCATGTGGAAGGATTTGCCAAAGAATGTGCGGTGGTTACCCACAGCCGGCTCAAAAGCGTAGACGGCGGGGTGGAAGTAGACCCCGAATCCAAGCTGGAAGAAGAGCTGATTGTACGCCCTACTTCAGAAACGATTATCTGGGATACTTACCGCGGATGGATTCAGTCGTATCGCGACCTGCCTATTTTGGTGAACCAGTGGGCAAATGTAGTGAGGTGGGAAATGAGAACCCGTCTGTTTCTCAGAACTATGGAATTTCTATGGCAAGAAGGCCATACCGCTCATGCCACCAAAGAGGAAGCTGAAGAAGAAACCCTCCAAATGCTGGAAGTATATCGCACTTTTGCCGAAGACTATATGGCTATGCCGGTCATAAAAGGCGTAAAAACCGCCAGTGAGCGGTTTGCAGGAGCTGTGGACACCTATTGTATAGAAGCATTGATGCAGGACGGAAAGGCCCTGCAAGCCGGAACTTCTCACTTCCTTGGACAGAATTTCGCCAAGGCTTTCGATGTAAAATTTCAGGATAAAGACGGAGAACACAAACTTGTATGGGCCACAAGCTGGGGGGTTTCCACCCGCCTCATCGGAGGATTAATTATGACACATTCTGATAATCAGGGCCTGGTGCTCCCTCCAAAACTCGCTCCAAAACAAGTGGTTGTGGTGCCTATTTACCGAAGTGACGAGCAGCGCAAAGCCGTACTCGAATATGCGGATAGTATTTATGATGAATTGAAAGCGTTGGGTGTTCGTATTAAGGTAGATGACCGCGATAATTACAATCCGGGCTACAAGTTTGCAGAACATGAAGCAGCCGGAATCCCTTTGCGAATTGCTGTTGGCCCTCGTGACCTGGAAAACAACAATGTGGAATTGGCCCGGCGTGATACAAAAGAAAAGAATATCGAAAGCCGCGACGGACTCGGGGATCGAGTAAAAAAATTGCTTGATGACATCCAGGTTGAACTTTTTGATAAAGCTAAAAAACGCCGTGAAGAAAATACTTCTGAAGTGGAGTCGTACGAGGAGTTTCAAAAAGTTCTTAAAGAAAAAGGCGGTTTTATTTGGGCCCATTGGGATGGAACGCCTGAGACCGAAGAAAAAATTAAACAGGAAACCAAAGCCACCATCCGTTTAATTCCTTTGGAAAAAGGAGAAGCAGGGGAATGTATGGTCACGGGTAAACCCTCAAAACAAAAAGTTCTGTTTGCGATTTCTTATTGA
- a CDS encoding TM2 domain-containing protein, with product MRKAEKYEMALVAEKALDKAFQKYEEVISELKEEKGYTETNLSISIYDSLRNLSRKVEAYLEGKIQMDKLVDEFVFEYEVVEGELEIEKAESVRMKKLAKRILFSYKDFIGQVGGNKKMKLLTQNDSVSNSYEIKSKGKAYLFWFVGFFGILGLHRFYLGRTGTGIGWLLSGGVMGLGALYDLFALSRMVEEQNMYNELRAAKLKQLTEGKS from the coding sequence ATGAGAAAGGCAGAAAAATATGAAATGGCCCTGGTTGCCGAGAAGGCACTGGATAAGGCTTTTCAAAAGTATGAGGAAGTAATTTCTGAGCTGAAAGAAGAGAAGGGTTATACCGAAACCAACCTGTCAATTTCCATTTATGATTCACTCAGGAACCTGTCGCGGAAGGTAGAAGCTTATCTTGAGGGAAAAATACAGATGGATAAACTTGTGGATGAGTTTGTATTTGAATATGAAGTGGTGGAAGGGGAATTGGAAATTGAAAAAGCAGAATCCGTCCGGATGAAGAAGCTGGCCAAAAGAATACTTTTCAGTTACAAAGATTTTATCGGGCAGGTTGGGGGAAACAAAAAGATGAAGCTTCTGACACAAAATGATTCGGTTTCAAATTCATATGAGATCAAGTCTAAAGGCAAAGCTTATTTGTTCTGGTTTGTAGGGTTTTTTGGGATATTGGGATTACACCGGTTTTATCTCGGAAGAACGGGCACCGGTATCGGTTGGCTGTTATCGGGAGGAGTGATGGGACTGGGGGCGCTATACGACTTGTTTGCCTTGTCAAGAATGGTAGAAGAACAAAACATGTACAACGAACTGCGGGCAGCTAAATTAAAGCAGCTGACGGAAGGGAAGTCTTGA